The genomic segment GTTGGGTGTGTTGTACAGTTGAGCTGccaaaaatgtattgtttttgggTGACTACGTTTCACGCggttgtgtgtggagtgtgtcatGTTGTCATGCTGATTCCAATCACAATATGGTAGTTTGACGACAGTTGAAAGTTACAGATTTGACAGTGTGTGGAAATCTGTGAAAGACATCACTCTGCCTAAGGCTCAGTTCGAGGCTCTAGGCGGGATCTACCGCGACTGCATTCTTTTTCAGGCTTTTATGGGgcgtgttttttatttatttttattttttttatcctcGCTCATGGTGCAGTGGTATTAAAAGCCATGTAATCTCTGACGCGTCATTCCCGACGTGTACTGAATCAGATTCTCCACAGTATGCCTGTTTCAAATGGACTCAGTGGGCGGACACTGATCAGTTTAAAACCTGCCGACTGCTTTAGAACTGTCACCACTCGAACGCAACGCGTCTTCCTCGGCTGGAAATAGCTGATACGCAGTTGGTTACTTCTGCTGTTcgtgttctgtctctctttatagCATTGAACGCAGCCGCTTCGAAAATAGCTCGGGTGTTAATGCAGAGAACTGGCAAGCAAGGCGACGGGCGCACCAAACgaataaataagcaaaactTTAATCTTTTACAAAAATGGAAATGGTTCACACAAGGAATCAGTGGCAGTGTGCCATGGGCTTGGAGCAGACAATAGTGTGTCATATGCTGACCTCTTCTGGACAAAGTGGGAATGTGCCGTCAGCCTCCACGGGCGAGAAGAGCGCCGTAAATTCCGTCCACATGACAAATGGACCGAAAACACAAATAGATGTTAGATATGCTAAACGATTGGCACAGAAGACAGAAATGGTATGCAAATAATAGCTTTTGTGCAAACAGTCCACAAAACAGTGCGCTTATATCATAGTTCCAAAAAAATCCAAGAAAAAACGCCACACACATAAAAAGATCAGTGCATAGTTACAGAGCAGCTACAAAATGCAGTTGAAGttcatttgtaaaatatatgtacatataaaatagAATTCAAAATAGATAACAGGAGCAGAATGCAGCCTATAATGTCAATTATTAACTCATTGCACaagccaatttttttttttttttttttttttttttttttggtagaatTCAAGAAAACTATGCTCCGAAATCAACAAAAAATAGTGCTATAGCTCTTTGTTGCATATCTTCATGGTGCCTGTGTCACGTATAGCTGAAGTAGAGACTGGTTAAAAAGCTGCGTGGGGTCCCTGAGAGAGTTTCTCATTTTTAGAAAATCAGTTGTTTTCAAAATGAACCAGGAATCCTGAACTGCTGAAAGATTAAGTGGTGTTGCTGAGAGTAAGATAAGGAGAAGTACGTTATTACACACTGCCATGCGGCAACCTTTGCCATTTACAGTGATTTCCAGCTTGGGGTTGAATTTCAGTGAGGAGGTTGGTAGATAATTGCGTCCACGAAGGTGGCTCTTGTCTTTTAGATCTGAATATCAAATAAAAGTGTCCAGGGCACTCAAGttcaaaggctgaaggcaggaAAGTTTGAAGGTAAGCTACAGAAAAAGAAGCTTTTCCAAACAGGAAACACTGTTGAATATTAACTCAaatttaaaacaagaaaatcatTACTATGTCAACATAACTGGTTTAATGCAGCTTTGACGTTTCCTCACACAAACTGAGAGACACTGTGAACAAAAAGGTCTTCGGCCCTTTTAAGAGACACGAATCAAACTGGTTGCCGTTGGGCTAGTGTATGGAGAGCTGTAAGAAGCCACGCAGCCAGGACTGCCAGTTATCTCGGCCACCCGTCACTAATCTCCAACTGCTTCAGAGGCAGGTCACCCTTCTCTTCCCCAGAGCTTCTCGCCGTGCTGTGGGGAGCTGTGTAACCCCCTCTCAGCACATCTTCCCTGTCCATAACGTCATACGGTTCTGGAGGGGGCCTGTTTGTAAATTCGGGGCCACCCATTGGTGAATGTGCGGTGTGACGAGTAGGGGGCGTGGCCGGGGAGCGTATGTGGTCAGGTGAGGTGCGCTCTGATTTGATACTCAGGGTGAGGGAAGAATGAGGTGGCGTGGAGGCTGAGGAGCCTTGACATTGGTAAGAGCAACCTCCACCTGATGAGATCCTGTACACGGAGACAAAAGCCACAATGTAGCATGCCTTCTTACCAGAGAAGTATATCCAAAGCGATTACACGAGAAACAGAATTGTTCAAAATAGAGTGAATGTATACTCTTACAGGCACAAATTATACAGCCTCTATCCCTCCATccaataaatgtataaataaatcaagaaaAGAGGTTCTCTCACCCTGGGGTGATCACTGTTTGCTGCTGCTCctggtgtgtgagaggctgCCAGCTACGCTGAAAACCCATCGTGTACCCAGGATGGCAGTACTCTGCAGGCAGTGAGATCAATGGGCCATTACCATTAAGCTTGTTAGCTTTTTAGAATTCAGTAACAGTGGGCAAAGAATTGGACACAGTCAGGTAATTACCTGAGGATCCATAATTCCCTAGGGTGTGAGCCAGTAAGCCCGGCTTTCCCATGGCCATCATGTGGCCACCAGAGTGCACACTCTGATACAGGGCTCTCTAAATCACAGAGGAAAACGGGCAGCGTGAGGATAACGGTCAGTAATTCAGCATATGCAATATTTAGGTGGCATTACTAAGACTACTGTAATCTAATCAAGTTTTAAGTCCTTGCTGCCTAATCACATCCTAAGAGCCTAATTTGGTAGACACACAGCTATGAGCAACAACTTCTTTTATTGTTCATTAAGAGTTAATTCACAAAGTCAAAattgttatgttttaaaaacagataaaattGGTCTAAGCaggcaagaagaagaaacaggtTCTACACTGAGATGTGGGATTGATCTGCAAATTATCcctaaaaatattattatttacatatttccacttACATTTGTCAATTATTATCCATTTAATTAACCCTTCATCTACTTATTTTCTAAGTGCTAAAACAAGATTACTCATTAATGAATGCCCATGGGATGAACAGTGACTATGTTATAGAATCTCTCACAGCATTAGTCAGATTGCCACGGGTTCCACCCTGTCCTGGGTGAGGCTCAACACGTCGACCCTCACTGGCCAGACTTAGGGGAGGCGGAGTTTTCATTTCCAGTGTTCTGCTCAGGTTGCCATGCGAGAACATCGAGTAGCCAATACCTTCACCGACATACGGGAAGTGAAAACAAGATGTGGGTGAAattctttttcacttttattcatcctctctctcaatttctctctctctctctctctctctctctctctctctctctctgaaagaaGCAGCTTTTTCCAGCTGAAGTTTTGATCAGTATCTACATGTGACATCTGTCTATGTGTCAGTTATACCCTATATGCCATGGCCTTAGATATTGTCACATTAACTTtatgtataataaatgtattattttaatgaatgtaaattcATTTTGAGTGCACAGCTCTGGCATAGGTCCAGTTGCTTTCAACACtctagggcagtggtagctcagtggttaaggtacttgacttgtaatcagaaggttgctggtttaaaccccaaagttgccactgctgggcccctgcaCAAGACCCTTAaagcctcaattgctcaagttgtactcagtcaaaattgtGAGTCGCTTTGGATTAAAGCGTCAGGCAAATGGAATAAAAATATTGCTAACCACATTTCAAACATAGCACATAAGTTAGTGCTGAGACCTGGAGTCTGACCACATGTTCTGGTTTGCTGTTTTTACTCAGATTCCTGTGTATTACCGCTAATAGCAATGTAGGGGCTGACACTGAAGTCGCTCTCAACATGTCCAGCAGGTGCAATTGTTTGCTCAGAAACCACAGATCTTCCTTCAGCCGCTGCTTCACATGTGACTGtgaatgcatgtatgtgtgtggggggtgtgtgtgaagggatgCTGTTTCATATACCAGAGCTTCCTGTGGGCATTGCACCAAAACACTCTAGGTTACTCATAGAATGAGTTCCAATACCCCACCTTGTAGACACAGTGTTTTAATTTAAGCTTGTCAGaaataccaaaaaataaatgtaaaggaTTTCAAATGTTTCAACAGAATGTACTGCAGATAAACTGTAAATCTGTGCCTAAATGACTGAGTACGCTGTTTTCACGCTGTTTTTTAACTACTAACCATCAATAAAGCCTTAAAATGAAATAGATGGAACCTGCCTTCATACCTGCATGCGAGCCCATGAGCGTGGCATGTGAGTTGGGTCCAGTGGGGACAGCGTTGCCAGGCCTGGAGCTCAGTGTTTTGAAAGGTGGCGGGCGGTTCACCCCCAGGCCGGGGTTGGAAACGCTGACGTAGCCATTCTCAGAGCCAGCCAGGACAGGAGCCTCCGCAGGGTGCAGAGAGGGATTCTGGGGGCAAAGGGAAGCTGGTGTAAGTAAGCCCATGTAGATAGGCCAGCACCACCCAGGCACCGTGCAGCCTTTGTGCAGGGCACCCGTGAAATCATGTTACAAACCCAAGGAAATTAATTTCTCTGTACAGCGCATCACTTTTCCATCCACACAGAAcaaatgtgtgatttaaaaaagccatctatatatttgtgttttgctgttatttaaatacaaagatTTAGGTTTAAAAACAATGTTCCTACTACTGAATAATATTTGTTTCAGATTTGTGTTGGGCTAAATGTCCATGAACTAAATAATCAAACACAGTGAAAGGGAAGTTATTATAAGATAAGGTAACCACATCATTTATTTGGACACAGCCAACTCTCAGAAGAGAATTTCAGACCAGGCTGTTGGTAACCCCACTGGTCTTAGAGGAGAATCTGGGACATGTCAGACATATACTGACATAGTAACGTTGCCGGCTGACAGAGAGGTCCATGCCCTCACTGGGTAGGTACTTCTCTGGGTCTATCTGCATACTGTCTTCATGATCGACCTCAGAAGCTTCCAGGCCCAGCCCTTTCCTGCGTAGAGTCTGCAGACGCAAGCGAACACCAGTggaagagtgagacagtgacagaggaagagacagacagacaaggagagtgagatggagagagagaaagagaaaaaaaaaacaagtatacagaacatttttaaacacgTTATATATTCTCTCAACTCATACTATAACATTATACACgttatacatatgtataaataGTACCTTGAACACTGATACTTGTCGTGAGTATTGGcattaacaaatgtatttatttagcaatTACATACCCATAAACTCAGATCACTCAGACACAATTTTGTATCTCTCATAATCAGACTGTGCAGTAGGCTATAGATGAAACTTTAGTTCTACCGATTCGTCTGTTACCTCTCTGGACTAGTCATATGAGTGTGGTAGCCATGGTAAGGAtgttctgggagagtggagaggTGCAGGAGGCGTGTACCTCCAGGATGTCGGAGTTGGTCCTGCTCTCGTGCGGCTCGCTGTACTCGGTGTACTTGAGCAGCACCTTGTCCATGTCGGTGCTGGCGTACTGGAAGAGGCGGTTGGTGCTGTTGAAGATGATGAGGGCGATCTCGCAGTCGCACAGCACGCTCAGCTCGTAGGCCTTCTTCATCAGGCCGAACTTGCGCTTGGTGAACGTcacctaaaaaaataaaaggagaaaCCACCGGCCACTATTTAAGGGGCCCTgtgagagaggacaggagactTGACTCTGCGCTGGTCAGGGCTAACCTTTCTGGCCTCCCGAGGTGGAGCCACACCAGATCTCAGGGTTCACGTTTGAACTTTGGTCAAATCATTTATCAGTGAGTTTCCTCAAATGTCATagtacaatacaaataaatagtTCACTCCTTCTAATTATTAAGATGATCTTAAAAATCATGTATATGTACCAGTAAGGTCCTGTAAATGTCAGAAACCCCCGAGCAGGGGATCTGTTAACAAACGTGTCTGGTAAATCCAATCTGTGTTGCAGTTTTGTTGCTTCTTTGCTCTGACAAATAGTCCTGATTTAGGTCATCAGTAATTACTTAATGATCTGAATGTGTTAAAGCAGGAAAACCTGAAGGTGTGTTATGTATTATGTTTCTAGGATGGGAACAAAGAACCAGCACATTCCCCTACCAGTGTGGACTCCCAATTTACTAAGATCTCCCAGTGATATGCATCTCCAGAGCCCCAGCTGACTGCCATAGGAAGACGGCAGGGGGTTCCTCTGCCACTGTCAATCACCTGTCAATTAGTACCCTTAAGAAGAAAAGGAACAGAATTGTACCTGACGATTTCGCTGGTCAAGAATACGGGAGATCTGTATTTTCTTTCGTCCCATGATGTTGTGCCTTCAGCTCTTCATACAAATAATTATGTAAAGAAAAAGTAAAGCTCAATTCAAATGCtaatatattgaaatattaaATCCAAGATATTAAAGATCATAGTAATCCAGTATACACAGTACATTTCAAAtcatttcaaatacattttaatacagcaaaacattttcatgaatCAGTAGTCCTGTTTTGTAATAGAGATAGCCGTATAAAAACGAAAAACTTTGAAAAGCTCAATATTACTTCAGTGTTGCTTATGTAAGCCTTTCTCTGGGTCAACTGTGACACAAGCCAACATAACATAACAAATTTGATGGGAAATGGTATGTTTTGTCATGATGCAATTGGTCTCATCAACCCCCCACTATGAATGGGTGTTTATTTATACCCCTGGGAGGCAGCAGGGGCTAATGTTAGTGCGGGCTAACGCCCCCACAGTCTGAATTGCCCCAGGGTAAGTGTGAGCATTTCCACTGGGCATGAGTTAAAAATATGGCATCTCCATTTAAAGGTGGAATTAGCTACAGCCATGGTTAAAATAATAGGTCTAAGTGTGGGTACTGGTCCCATCCACCCCCTGTTCTCCCACGAGCGCTGTGTGCACAAACAGTGGGTCTGAAGGGGAATATAAGTGTAGGCTCGTCAGGTAGAGCATGCCAGAAAAGGCATCAGCTGACTGTATAATGAAGCATTTAAAGTGTAGTTGAGAcagctcgctcgctcgctcgctctctctctctctctctctctctctctctctctctctctctctctctctctctctctctctcgctaatAGCATGAATAGTGTctaaatgaataacaaacatttattcttGGATGTATTCAAAATTTGGACCACGGAGCTAATATTTCCCAACTTAACATGATCTCTAAAATTACACTAGTAAACAAGTTCCTCTTACATATTCAGGGGAATATCATAAGACCAGAGCGTCACTGCCAACTTCATTTTGGACcacttttaaaaagcagtgcGTAGTGTTAACTGCTACGTCTCTCCCCACAGAGGACACTGTGCCTGAAACTGCCCTATAGAAAGAAGCTGTCTACTGATGCAAAAACCTAAGGGAactcccacccccaaccccccagaCATGTTTGACCTCACCTATTTTTAGACCATCTAACCCAATGGAGAGCGGATACGGTGCCATGGTTCCCATGACCCAGTGGTGCCCGCTGCCCTCTCGTCCCCTCCTGGAACCCGGGCCCATGAGGAATCTAAAGGAATCCATATCTCAGGCCATTATTACCTTATAAAGGAGACGTTAGCTAGAGCCATGCAGGACTTGAAAATGCACACCTACTAAATCCACAGGTGACCATGTGTTTGAGCCGGACAGTTGGTCTGTGCAGATACAAATAGAAATGTAAGGAAGTGGTCTTTGTGACCAGAGATCTCTATCACAGCCTTCCACATCTGTCGCTATGTTTAAACCCTAAAGTTCCTCATAATTTTAATGcactgaaaaaatgaaaaggctATAATCTTGTACAAGAAACTTATTACATGGATTGATATATGAGTTAGACACAGAAATATCAGAGCTGTAATGTTTAATCCTTTAACATTAGTTTAGGAGTCAGATTTGTTTTCAGACCAGCTATAGTGGGTTTATAAGCAATcctttaaatgcattttgctTAGCCACAGCgctaaaataaattacatgaaCAGACATTCTGGGAAACATtactattaataaatattattattatgaatataaatgtaattattagaaTAGTTTGACATACTAATTGATGGAACCATCATCAGCTGCGTTTTGACAAATTCCCTTTATACCCGAAGCCCCTTTTTGGTTAAAGAACACCAAATGTGTCAGAAAAATTCTAGCTTggctaaaatatataaattttaaaatataaatattaaatattatactATCTATTTTGATATTATAACTTGGATTAAATTGTTGGCATTGGTATTGGGTAACAGTAATCACCATAACATCTATGAGGCCAATTGTATGGCTATTGTATGCAAGTTTCACTAAGAGTTGTGGTGGGTTTCTTGTACAGAACAAGATTTTGCGAATCCAAGattttgcaaacatttgtgGAAAAGGTTAATGAAAACAGTTTGAAATCCTCGATCACAACACTCGGCATCGCCACAGCAGAGCATCTCGTAGGCCATGTGTCATGCAACTATTGTACTTCAGCTTAGCTCCTATCTCCAGGCCTTAACCAGCACAGCTGCCTATGAAAGCCTCCCAGAGGCCAGGCAGTGGAAAAGAATGCTCAAAAGCACAGTGGAACCTCAGCACTCCAGTGCTCTCTCCCGTTGGGACCAGAGAAGACTAATTGCTGGGACCCTCATAGGAACAACACTGCCtcagcagcaaaaacaaacagtttcaTCATGAGCAGTCAAGGCTGCTGCAGCCAAAAAATGACTGACCTACAACAGAAGTCACCTCAGAGGGCTTCCAGTAAAACTGTTGTAGCTGCTGTGATGATAAATAATTGTTTACCTAGAATGTGATTTAGGAAGTGGTAGATGCTGACCAGAATTACAGGAGGCTTCAgttacacacagatatgtgaagGTCTTGTATATGGTTCAACATTTTACAAGGGCATAGACACGCATATTTTAGATAATGTCTTAGACATTTCTGATGCAAAATTTTGCTAGATAGCATAAAGATGATATTAAATAATGATTTGCACGCCTGAACTACACGCCTGCTCCTTGGAGGCACTATTGAGATAAGAAACTTAAGTTTGGccaaaaatagaaagaaagactCCAATTTGCATATGAAGAGACATACTTCCACAGTGCTGATTCAAAGTTAAGGCCAAGTGAGACAGTCTATGAAAGAGCCGCAGTGttgaagagggagaaaaagactAGCTCCTGACAAGGGTCACAGGCAGCCAGAGAGCTAAATCATTACACATTCTGGCCTTACATGTATCAGGCATCTTTCTTAACAAAGCTCCATAAAGATGAACTCCACTTTTgtttgtacatgtacatgttcaGTGTTAAAGGTTCAACGTTAAATGTAAGTCTTTGCAGACAGCAGCACAATGGACATAGCACTTGAAGCAGCCCAGACTCGAAGCCCAAGAAAGAAATTACTCTCTATGACTGAATAAGTACACTGCTTTTTGGTCGATACATAATCTGCAGAACAACACGCACAAATAGAATGACTGCAAAGCTTTGAcctgaaatgtttcaaatagTGCTGCCATTGAGATAACTGAGTCATCCCAGTCTGTCCATCTACATAAGATCAGTGCTATGTAATAGAAGACAATCTGCAAAAATTGTTTTCTCTAAGCATCATCAAAGATTCATAAAGTTATTTATTGTATAGTGGGCTCACAGAGCATAAATAAAgtcttttgttttatattaatttatttccaaaattctataaaaatgaatgtacaagcacagatttttaaaagaagGATATTGCAATAcctaatatttttgtttacatccaATCTAATATGGGACAACAGATGCAGTATGCACCACCTAACTGGGTGGATGTTAAAACTACAGGTCGCCATAGACCACTGACCTCTCAGTCTAAATATTACctgaacaacttacaaaatTAGATTTCACAATATTACTTGTTAATGTCTTTGGTGGTTTATCTCAGCAATAGTAATGTTTTGGGTCAGCATTACTGTCATCAGCCAGGAAACAAGTCTCCATATGGTGGAGTTGATCTGTGCCCTGGTGTATAAGTGACAGCCACTCTGCACTACAGAGTCTGACAGGTGATTATCTTCACCAAGGTGCTTTGTCCTCTAGCAGGTGATAACATCTACTCTAAACCTTTATTGtcttttctcatgttttccttgtaatgctttttttttattttttttgcccagAGTGTTGACTAAATTATAACAATCTCCAAATGGACAGAAATTGGGGTAGTTTGGGTCTTCTGAAAGTTAAACACAAGTATTTTGAGCAATTTACATAATAAACTATTAGTTGGGTTATGCACACCGTCTACAGTCTGcttacattaatatttatatttacagcatttagcagacactcatTTACAGAGCTTCTTAAATAAATGCTTGcagaaatacatataaataagtCTGTAGATACGTAGATGTTAAATAACAATGTGCTATGGTAAGCTTGCATGGCAACGAAATGGACGTGTGAACTacttcaaaaggaaaaaaaaaagacatatcACGTTCAGTGATCTAATTTCTAGTGATAAAGTTTGAATCTTACCTGATTTAAAATACCAAACGTTGGCGTTTAAAGGGCCGTCAGCTGTGCGTGTAATCGCCGCCGTCAGTATCACCATCAAGCCGCCGAGTGATTTAAGCACGACCCGTTTCACAGTTCA from the Electrophorus electricus isolate fEleEle1 chromosome 26, fEleEle1.pri, whole genome shotgun sequence genome contains:
- the mef2b gene encoding myocyte-specific enhancer factor 2B, with the protein product MGRKKIQISRILDQRNRQVTFTKRKFGLMKKAYELSVLCDCEIALIIFNSTNRLFQYASTDMDKVLLKYTEYSEPHESRTNSDILETLRRKGLGLEASEVDHEDSMQIDPEKYLPSEGMDLSVSRQRYYNPSLHPAEAPVLAGSENGYVSVSNPGLGVNRPPPFKTLSSRPGNAVPTGPNSHATLMGSHAGIGYSMFSHGNLSRTLEMKTPPPLSLASEGRRVEPHPGQGGTRGNLTNARALYQSVHSGGHMMAMGKPGLLAHTLGNYGSSEYCHPGYTMGFQRSWQPLTHQEQQQTVITPGISSGGGCSYQCQGSSASTPPHSSLTLSIKSERTSPDHIRSPATPPTRHTAHSPMGGPEFTNRPPPEPYDVMDREDVLRGGYTAPHSTARSSGEEKGDLPLKQLEISDGWPR